The Parcubacteria group bacterium genome includes the window GGTGGTGATCATCCCTTTTTCTATTCCGTATGCGTCATCAATGATCTTGGCGACCGGACTCGCGGAGTTCGTGGTGCAGGACGCGTTGGAGACAATGGCGTCCTTGACCCCGTCCAGGGTGTTTACGCTGATGATGCGGGTGCTCGTTTCCTCGTCTTTGGCCGGAGCCGAGATGATGACGCGCTTGGCCCCTGCCTTGAGGTGGGCTTTGGCTTTCTCGGTGGTCGTAAAAAATCCGGTTGATTCAATCACCACGTCAACCTTGAGCTCTTTCCAGGGCAGATTCCCCGGGTCTTTCTGCGCGAACACCGGAACCGCAACATCGCCAATCTTGAGGCTTCCCCGGCAATCGCCTGATTTGACTGGCTTATCCTGGCTCGCGCTCACCTCTTTTTTGTACCTGCCGTAGACTGTGTCGTACTTCAAGAGGTATGCAAGCATCTCTGGATCAACCAAATCATTCACCGCTACCAGTTCCAGGTCCTTTTTCTCCAACGCGATTTTTGCGGCTGCGCGGCCGATCCTGCCGAAGCCGTTGATGGCGACCCGGCGTTTTGGTTTTGTTTTTTCGTGCTCCATGGCGCTAGTATACCACTTTTTGGGCTACGTGACGAGAGTGCCGATGGCTTCGCCGGAAAGAATCCTGGCAAGCGCCCCGGGCTTGTACTTGAATACAACGACCGGCAGCTTGTTATCCATGCACAGGCTGAAGGCGGTTGAATCCATGACTCGCAACCGCTTGGTGAGCGCGGTGCGGAAACTCACTTGTTTGAGTTTTTTTGATTTTGATCCGTTGCGGCGCGGATCTCCGGTGTACACCCCATCCACGGACGTGGTTGCCTTGAGCAGGACAGCGGCGCCCACCTCCAGCGCGCGCAGGGCAGCTGCCGTGTCCGTGGTAAAGTACGGGTTTCCGGTGCCTGCCGCAAAAATGACGATCTTGCCATCGGTGAGATGGCTGCGGGCCTGGCGGCGGATGTAGTCCTCGGCAACCTCTTTCATGGAAATCGCGGAAAGCACGCGGCAGTGCGCTCCTGCCTGCTCCAGTTCGGCCTGTAATGCAATGGCGTTCATGATAGTGGCGGTCATGCCCATGTAGTCAGCCGTGGCGCGGTCAATGGAATCCTTGGGGACAGTGCGGCCGCGGAAGATGTTTCCTCCGCCAATGACCACCGCAAGTTCGCATCCGCGCTTCGCAAGCTCCGCAAGATCGCGCGCCACCACGCGCGCGGCATTGAAATCAATGCCGAACTTCTGCTCACCGGCGAGCAGTTCTCCGGAGAGCTTGAGTAGGATGCGCTGATATTTTGGTTTCTTCATAAGAGTGCGCCTTTAACGTAGTGCGCCTTCCAAAAAGCCCTGCGGGAGTGTGCCGCA containing:
- the gap gene encoding type I glyceraldehyde-3-phosphate dehydrogenase, whose amino-acid sequence is MEHEKTKPKRRVAINGFGRIGRAAAKIALEKKDLELVAVNDLVDPEMLAYLLKYDTVYGRYKKEVSASQDKPVKSGDCRGSLKIGDVAVPVFAQKDPGNLPWKELKVDVVIESTGFFTTTEKAKAHLKAGAKRVIISAPAKDEETSTRIISVNTLDGVKDAIVSNASCTTNSASPVAKIIDDAYGIEKGMITTIHSYTSTQNLVDGPSKDFRRARAASHNIIPTSTGAAIATAKTIPGLKGKFDAIALRVPTINGSISDFTFLLKKDTTKEEVNALFREKAKAYPYKNIVEASDEPLVSSDIIGNPHSAIVDLEYTRVVSGNLLKVLAWYDNEWGYANRLVDMVSHLII
- a CDS encoding UMP kinase produces the protein MKKPKYQRILLKLSGELLAGEQKFGIDFNAARVVARDLAELAKRGCELAVVIGGGNIFRGRTVPKDSIDRATADYMGMTATIMNAIALQAELEQAGAHCRVLSAISMKEVAEDYIRRQARSHLTDGKIVIFAAGTGNPYFTTDTAAALRALEVGAAVLLKATTSVDGVYTGDPRRNGSKSKKLKQVSFRTALTKRLRVMDSTAFSLCMDNKLPVVVFKYKPGALARILSGEAIGTLVT